In Nocardia sputorum, a single genomic region encodes these proteins:
- a CDS encoding sensor histidine kinase: MNRETRAWTRRLDARTWFDLGTVLVALIWYAVAWPTLHLTHAVPAAAQPFIAALAAFPVLLVRVNPALGWAISAGSALVIALAIPHQPNNELPFQVVHLLCLLVSLFAVAVRAPGQIVAVAWAATALLLATTMPGEGEALANAAWGWPIALAALVLFGLLIRWLVLSRRQLVRQEEENELERARRAILEEKARIARDLHDVVAHHMSLVVVQAQTAPYRVDGVTPAARAEFESIGATAREALNEIRGMLGVLRSDGQLPEHAPQPKAADVITLFEAARRAGVRIEWTVDGTLDTIPETTGLALYRVAQESLSNASRHAPGAPVEVRIACGAELLLDVENGPGATPARPVGNGGHGIAGMQARALAVGGEVTAGPRADGGFRVHARFPLTAPEAPAAVVGAAHAEPGR, from the coding sequence ATGAACCGAGAAACTCGCGCCTGGACGCGACGGCTGGACGCGCGGACCTGGTTCGACCTCGGCACGGTGCTGGTCGCGCTGATCTGGTACGCGGTCGCCTGGCCGACCTTGCACCTGACCCACGCGGTGCCCGCCGCGGCGCAGCCGTTCATCGCGGCGCTGGCCGCGTTCCCGGTGCTGCTGGTGCGCGTCAACCCGGCGTTGGGCTGGGCCATCTCGGCGGGCTCCGCGCTGGTGATCGCGCTGGCGATCCCGCATCAACCGAACAACGAGCTGCCGTTCCAGGTCGTCCACCTGCTGTGCCTGCTGGTGTCGCTGTTCGCGGTGGCGGTGCGCGCCCCGGGGCAGATCGTCGCGGTGGCCTGGGCGGCGACGGCGCTGCTGTTGGCGACCACAATGCCCGGCGAAGGGGAGGCGTTGGCCAACGCCGCGTGGGGCTGGCCGATCGCGCTGGCGGCGCTGGTGCTGTTCGGCCTGCTGATCCGCTGGCTGGTGCTGTCGCGGCGGCAGCTGGTGCGCCAGGAGGAGGAGAACGAACTCGAGCGGGCCCGCCGCGCCATCCTGGAGGAGAAGGCGCGCATCGCCCGCGACCTGCACGACGTCGTGGCCCACCACATGTCCCTGGTGGTGGTGCAGGCGCAGACCGCGCCGTACCGGGTGGATGGCGTCACCCCGGCCGCTCGCGCCGAGTTCGAGTCCATCGGCGCCACGGCGCGCGAAGCGCTCAACGAGATCCGCGGCATGCTCGGCGTGCTGCGCAGCGACGGCCAGCTGCCCGAGCACGCGCCCCAGCCGAAGGCCGCGGACGTGATCACCCTGTTCGAAGCTGCGCGACGCGCGGGTGTCCGCATCGAGTGGACCGTCGACGGAACCCTGGACACGATCCCGGAGACGACCGGCCTCGCGCTCTATCGTGTCGCCCAGGAATCGCTGTCCAACGCTTCCCGGCACGCACCCGGCGCCCCGGTCGAGGTGCGCATCGCGTGCGGTGCGGAGCTGCTGCTCGACGTCGAGAACGGTCCGGGCGCGACGCCCGCCCGGCCGGTCGGCAACGGCGGCCACGGCATCGCGGGCATGCAGGCGCGAGCGTTGGCCGTCGGCGGCGAAGTGACGGCGGGACCGCGCGCGGACGGCGGTTTCCGCGTCCACGCGCGCTTCCCGCTCACCGCGCCCGAAGCCCCGGCCGCCGTCGTCGGTGCCGCGCACGCCGAACCAGGTCGCTGA